One Campylobacter sp. RM16192 genomic region harbors:
- a CDS encoding flagellar motor protein MotB produces the protein MAKKLIDPADCPKCLPAWLASFGDLMSLLLCFFVLLLSMSTMDAKKLEAAIGSLSGALGVLEGGRRPDVAAEQNEEFHSAAKLPTTDIQSKFQQTVKSINELLHASGSPEVSFEESEDGFIIRLPASLLFEKGKANLQNDDAILFLRRISMVIDKLPEDIVANVIGHTDNQTPDSLSIYKNNWELSSARAMSVVDELIKNGVNPKKLMASAKAEFEPFAPNTTEQGREKNRRVEIHFISMNSKNKEKTQKSILDMQGAR, from the coding sequence ATGGCTAAAAAACTAATTGATCCGGCTGATTGTCCTAAATGTTTGCCGGCGTGGCTTGCATCTTTTGGTGACTTGATGTCTCTTTTACTATGTTTTTTCGTCCTTCTTCTTTCTATGAGTACTATGGATGCCAAAAAGCTTGAGGCGGCTATAGGCTCGCTTAGCGGAGCTTTGGGCGTGCTTGAAGGCGGAAGAAGACCTGACGTAGCGGCTGAGCAAAATGAAGAATTTCACTCCGCTGCAAAGCTACCAACCACCGATATACAATCAAAATTTCAGCAGACTGTAAAATCCATAAATGAGCTTTTGCATGCAAGCGGATCTCCGGAAGTATCATTTGAAGAGAGCGAGGATGGATTTATTATAAGATTGCCTGCTAGTTTGTTATTTGAAAAGGGTAAGGCAAATTTACAAAACGATGATGCGATTTTGTTTTTGAGACGAATTTCTATGGTGATAGATAAGCTTCCCGAAGATATCGTAGCAAACGTTATAGGGCATACCGATAATCAAACGCCAGATAGTCTAAGTATATATAAAAACAATTGGGAACTCTCATCCGCAAGAGCCATGAGTGTAGTTGATGAGCTTATCAAAAATGGAGTCAATCCTAAAAAACTGATGGCTTCAGCTAAAGCTGAATTTGAGCCTTTTGCTCCAAATACAACAGAGCAGGGCAGGGAGAAAAACCGCAGAGTGGAGATTCACTTCATATCTATGAATTCTAAAAACAAAGAAAAAACACAAAAAAGCATACTTGATATGCAAGGGGCTCGGTGA
- a CDS encoding motility protein A, whose protein sequence is MDLGTVVGWILIMVLLFGSMAIGVGIGPYIDIPSVMIVFGGTAGCLLVGFKMEQMKKLFTFYGVAVKPKLFNLPEIVKKMVEYSTKARRDGILALENDANNETDEFLKKGLSMAVDGNEPDAIRALLEIDMEQTSSRHSDNIKIFDQVAGFAGSMGMIGTLIGLVAMLLNMSDPSAIGPSMAVALITTLYGAMIGNILGAPVANILSIRDKDESLAKTIIIEGIMAIQAGDNPRTLETKLLSFLPPKDRVSQFDR, encoded by the coding sequence ATGGATTTAGGAACCGTTGTTGGTTGGATTTTGATTATGGTTTTGCTATTTGGCTCGATGGCCATAGGCGTTGGTATCGGTCCTTATATAGATATTCCATCCGTTATGATTGTTTTTGGAGGAACTGCTGGTTGTCTATTAGTTGGCTTTAAAATGGAGCAGATGAAAAAGCTGTTTACGTTTTATGGTGTTGCAGTTAAGCCAAAACTTTTTAATCTTCCTGAAATAGTTAAAAAAATGGTTGAATATTCTACGAAAGCAAGAAGAGATGGAATCTTAGCTCTTGAAAATGACGCTAACAACGAAACTGACGAATTTTTAAAAAAGGGCCTTTCTATGGCTGTAGATGGTAATGAGCCAGACGCCATTAGAGCTTTGCTTGAAATAGATATGGAGCAAACCAGCTCAAGACATTCGGATAATATTAAAATTTTTGATCAGGTGGCAGGTTTTGCAGGCTCTATGGGTATGATAGGAACGCTAATCGGACTTGTTGCGATGCTTTTAAATATGTCAGATCCTTCGGCGATTGGTCCATCTATGGCTGTTGCTTTGATAACCACTCTTTATGGAGCGATGATAGGAAACATACTAGGAGCTCCGGTGGCAAATATCCTTAGCATTCGCGATAAGGATGAAAGCCTTGCTAAAACAATAATAATCGAAGGTATTATGGCTATTCAAGCAGGTGACAACCCAAGAACTCTTGAAACAAAACTTTTATCCTTTTTGCCGCCAAAAGATAGAGTAAGTCAGTTTGATAGGTAA
- the glmU gene encoding bifunctional UDP-N-acetylglucosamine diphosphorylase/glucosamine-1-phosphate N-acetyltransferase GlmU produces MSNIGVVVLAAGLGTRMKSTKPKVLFELCGEAMIVHILRKAYEISDDVSVVLSYQKEIVEAKIKEFFPKTKIYEQNLKEFPGTAGALKDICLTSEKTIIMCGDMPLVKTNDLIRLSSANADIAVSIFESANPQGYGRVIMNGSTIEDIVEQKDASETQRLIKSVNAGCYCFKSEALKKILPLIQNQNAQNEYYLTDAIKIANKLNLKCSAVLVDEQNFMGINDKFQLDIAQNLMQKEIRKKWMQAGVLMRLSDTVYIDSRAKFEDECEIEENVSIIGECVIKNSKIKSSSVIENSVIENSDIGPLAHIRPNSHIKNTHIGNFVEVKAGKLNGVKAGHLSYLGDCEIEEGTNVGCGTITCNYDGKAKHKTKIGKNVFIGSDTQLIAPVTVEDNVLIAAGSTIASNIPSGALAISRTKQINKSGFFYKFFGAKDEK; encoded by the coding sequence ATGAGCAATATAGGCGTGGTAGTGCTTGCCGCAGGTCTTGGCACAAGGATGAAATCAACAAAGCCAAAAGTGCTTTTCGAGCTTTGCGGAGAGGCTATGATAGTGCATATTTTAAGAAAAGCCTACGAAATAAGCGATGATGTAAGCGTGGTTTTAAGCTATCAAAAAGAGATTGTAGAGGCTAAAATAAAAGAATTTTTCCCAAAAACAAAAATTTATGAGCAAAATTTAAAAGAGTTCCCTGGCACGGCAGGAGCTCTTAAAGATATTTGCCTAACAAGTGAAAAAACAATCATAATGTGCGGAGATATGCCTCTTGTAAAAACAAACGATCTGATAAGACTAAGCTCGGCAAATGCCGATATAGCAGTAAGTATCTTTGAATCAGCAAATCCTCAAGGATACGGTAGAGTCATAATGAACGGCAGCACTATAGAAGATATAGTCGAGCAAAAAGACGCAAGCGAAACCCAAAGGCTAATAAAAAGCGTTAACGCAGGTTGTTACTGCTTTAAAAGCGAGGCTTTAAAGAAAATTTTACCTCTCATACAAAACCAAAACGCACAGAATGAATATTATTTAACAGATGCTATTAAAATCGCAAATAAGCTAAATTTAAAGTGCAGTGCCGTCTTGGTGGATGAACAAAATTTTATGGGCATAAACGATAAATTTCAGCTAGATATAGCTCAAAATTTGATGCAAAAAGAGATTAGAAAAAAATGGATGCAAGCTGGCGTGCTGATGCGTCTAAGCGATACTGTTTATATCGACAGCAGGGCAAAATTTGAAGATGAGTGCGAGATAGAAGAAAACGTCAGCATAATTGGAGAGTGCGTTATCAAAAACTCTAAAATCAAGAGTTCAAGCGTGATAGAAAATAGCGTGATAGAAAACTCTGACATCGGACCTCTGGCGCATATTCGCCCAAATTCTCATATCAAAAATACTCATATTGGAAATTTTGTAGAGGTAAAGGCCGGCAAGTTAAACGGCGTAAAGGCTGGGCATTTAAGCTATCTTGGAGATTGCGAGATAGAAGAAGGCACAAACGTAGGATGCGGAACCATAACTTGCAACTACGATGGCAAAGCAAAACATAAAACAAAAATAGGTAAAAATGTATTCATAGGTAGCGATACTCAGCTGATCGCGCCTGTAACCGTAGAAGATAATGTATTAATAGCAGCCGGAAGCACAATAGCCTCAAATATCCCAAGCGGTGCTCTTGCCATAAGTCGAACAAAGCAGATTAATAAAAGCGGATTTTTCTATAAATTCTTTGGCGCAAAAGATGAAAAATAA
- the coaBC gene encoding bifunctional phosphopantothenoylcysteine decarboxylase/phosphopantothenate--cysteine ligase CoaBC, protein MKNKKILLAVCGSIAFYKAFEILSILKKEGADVYVMLSDGALKFCSSLGFEALSDHPILTSQSENWQTGLNHINYAKMDLILIAPASVNTINKLANGICDNVFMQTLIASNAPILIAPAANTKMIEHFSTKNSFEFLKSNGIKFIDPIEKTLACKDFGKGALADAETIIYEVKKSLNEPKFEGKKVIITGGATIEKIDDARAITNFSSGKMAKALADEFYFASADVTLIASFETNKTPYQTIKFQTSQELKSAIDENLQNAYMLVMSAAVSDYIPKEKFTGKLKKESLGSNWDLNLRQNIDILGSLKEFKNVKKIGFKMEMDAKNALTNAKNMLKNKNLDAVCLNVLDDEVKFGSDVSKICFITTSETKEITLNSKQNIAREILNLAYNL, encoded by the coding sequence ATGAAAAATAAAAAAATTTTACTAGCTGTTTGTGGCTCCATAGCCTTTTATAAAGCCTTTGAAATTCTATCCATACTTAAAAAAGAAGGTGCGGATGTATATGTGATGCTTAGCGACGGAGCGCTTAAATTTTGCTCTTCACTTGGCTTTGAAGCACTTAGTGATCATCCGATTTTAACAAGCCAAAGTGAAAATTGGCAAACTGGGCTTAATCATATAAACTATGCCAAAATGGATCTGATTTTAATCGCTCCAGCATCCGTAAATACAATAAATAAGCTTGCAAACGGAATTTGTGATAATGTATTTATGCAGACTCTCATAGCCTCAAATGCTCCTATTTTAATAGCTCCTGCGGCAAATACAAAGATGATAGAGCATTTCTCTACTAAAAATAGCTTTGAGTTTTTAAAATCAAATGGGATTAAATTTATTGATCCGATAGAGAAAACTTTGGCATGCAAAGATTTTGGAAAAGGCGCGTTAGCTGATGCAGAAACAATAATTTACGAAGTAAAAAAATCTTTAAACGAGCCAAAATTTGAAGGCAAAAAAGTTATAATAACCGGCGGAGCTACTATAGAAAAAATCGATGATGCAAGGGCTATTACAAATTTTTCAAGCGGCAAGATGGCAAAGGCTCTTGCTGACGAGTTTTATTTCGCTAGTGCTGATGTAACACTAATAGCAAGTTTTGAAACAAACAAAACTCCATATCAAACTATAAAATTTCAAACATCTCAAGAGCTAAAAAGTGCTATAGATGAAAATTTACAAAACGCCTATATGCTTGTAATGAGTGCTGCGGTAAGCGACTATATCCCAAAAGAAAAATTCACTGGCAAGCTGAAAAAAGAGAGTCTTGGTAGCAACTGGGATTTAAATTTAAGGCAAAATATAGATATTTTAGGCTCTTTAAAAGAGTTTAAAAATGTTAAAAAAATAGGCTTTAAGATGGAAATGGATGCAAAAAACGCCTTGACAAACGCTAAAAATATGTTAAAAAATAAAAATTTAGATGCGGTATGTTTAAATGTATTAGATGATGAGGTAAAATTTGGCTCGGATGTAAGTAAAATATGCTTTATAACAACATCGGAAACTAAAGAGATAACTCTAAATTCAAAACAAAATATTGCAAGAGAAATCTTAAATTTGGCCTATAATTTATGA
- the uppS gene encoding polyprenyl diphosphate synthase — translation MNSLKHLAIIMDGNGRWAKKQGLIRTKGHEAGANVVEAVCEFCIRNDIKILSLYAFSTENWSRPKSEVDFLMDLLLKFLVSKKESFIKNEINFNVIGDIMPFSDKLKDEISNLESLTKDNKKLKLNLAINYGAKDEILRALKRMQEQNLDINEVNLEANLDESEHIDMLIRTGGEKRLSNFMLIQASYAELAFTDTLWPDFTSLELEKIVQKFYQINRRFGGL, via the coding sequence TTGAATAGTTTAAAACATTTGGCGATTATAATGGATGGCAATGGCAGATGGGCGAAAAAGCAAGGGCTCATACGCACAAAAGGACACGAAGCCGGCGCAAACGTAGTCGAAGCCGTGTGCGAGTTTTGTATAAGAAATGATATAAAAATTTTAAGCTTATACGCCTTTAGTACCGAAAACTGGAGTAGACCAAAAAGTGAGGTTGATTTTTTAATGGATCTACTTTTAAAATTCTTGGTTTCAAAAAAAGAGAGCTTTATAAAAAATGAGATAAATTTTAATGTGATCGGCGATATAATGCCTTTTAGCGATAAATTAAAAGATGAAATTTCAAATTTAGAATCACTTACTAAAGACAATAAAAAGCTAAAGCTAAATTTGGCTATAAATTATGGTGCCAAAGATGAAATTTTAAGAGCTCTTAAAAGAATGCAAGAGCAAAATTTAGACATTAATGAAGTTAATTTAGAGGCAAATTTAGATGAAAGTGAGCACATTGATATGCTTATTAGAACAGGTGGAGAAAAGAGACTTTCAAATTTTATGCTTATTCAGGCAAGTTATGCTGAACTTGCATTTACCGATACTCTTTGGCCGGATTTTACAAGTTTGGAATTAGAAAAAATAGTTCAAAAATTTTATCAAATCAATAGGAGATTTGGCGGATTATGA
- a CDS encoding prepilin peptidase has product MIGAIFFILGAVIGSFGNVLIYRMPKGESINFPASHCQSCKTPLKFYHNVPILSWIFLGGKCGFCKDKISFQYPLVEFLSGILMLFAYFIEIELYAAFIIGTCFIILLCLSVIDFRYKAVPDPLLFTSLILALIYGALPIFGENGDFDRLISAAIFMFAFWLLRLAVSFIMKREAMGSADIFIAGVMGAILGIKLGLMSIYIAALLTLPAYMIVRKRGHELPFVPFLSLGLLIVYLLKPQFLELLEKLYG; this is encoded by the coding sequence ATGATAGGTGCGATATTTTTTATTTTAGGTGCGGTTATAGGATCTTTCGGAAATGTTTTGATATATAGAATGCCAAAGGGCGAAAGCATAAACTTCCCAGCATCTCACTGCCAAAGCTGTAAAACTCCGCTTAAATTCTATCACAATGTGCCGATACTTTCTTGGATCTTTTTAGGTGGAAAATGCGGATTTTGCAAAGATAAGATTAGCTTTCAGTACCCTTTAGTCGAGTTTTTAAGCGGTATATTAATGCTCTTTGCATATTTTATTGAAATAGAGCTTTATGCAGCATTTATAATTGGCACCTGCTTTATTATCCTTCTTTGCCTTAGCGTGATTGACTTTCGGTATAAAGCCGTCCCAGATCCACTTTTATTTACAAGTCTTATTTTAGCTCTTATTTATGGGGCTTTACCCATATTTGGCGAGAATGGTGACTTTGATAGATTAATTAGCGCAGCAATTTTTATGTTTGCTTTTTGGCTACTTAGACTTGCTGTAAGCTTCATCATGAAGCGTGAGGCTATGGGAAGTGCAGATATATTTATAGCGGGAGTGATGGGGGCGATTTTAGGTATTAAACTTGGACTTATGTCGATATATATAGCAGCTCTTTTGACACTACCTGCATATATGATAGTTAGAAAAAGAGGACACGAACTACCATTTGTACCGTTTTTAAGCCTTGGGCTACTTATTGTTTATCTGCTTAAACCTCAATTTTTAGAACTTTTGGAAAAACTTTATGGGTAG
- a CDS encoding LptF/LptG family permease, whose product MGRVNSYLFTNFISTFASLFSTLFLIMSLAFFIQIARITSYIEITFFELFKLYLFMLPRVLLFTMPIAFFVSLAMILFRLSKENESVVIFTLGYSPNFIARFFMLVSSIVSIFLLITAIVLIPTAAELNGNFIDYKKTIAKLNLKTTQFGQKFSNWMIYIQSQKNDINGATYEGVTLYSPQINDQRLIIAENAKIINNKSNLELRLNNGKIYDIKDDVWHQADFKYMKISTIANNKISKTRSFLEYWSDIDTNKQKARDFTTYILIALFPVATTLFALSFGIVTYRYEKGFVYFGTFGVLFAYFAMIMMLSSKLFIAILSIFLLFLISSMLFYKKTILKRY is encoded by the coding sequence ATGGGTAGAGTGAATAGCTATCTTTTTACTAACTTTATAAGCACTTTCGCTTCGCTATTTTCTACGCTATTTCTGATAATGTCGTTAGCGTTTTTTATACAGATAGCACGCATTACCTCCTATATCGAGATAACCTTCTTCGAACTCTTTAAACTATATTTATTTATGCTACCTCGCGTACTGCTTTTTACGATGCCTATAGCGTTTTTTGTATCTTTAGCGATGATACTTTTTAGACTATCTAAAGAAAACGAAAGTGTTGTGATCTTTACTTTAGGATACTCTCCAAATTTCATTGCTAGATTTTTTATGCTAGTTAGCTCTATAGTTTCGATTTTTCTACTCATCACAGCCATAGTCTTAATCCCTACGGCGGCTGAGCTAAATGGAAATTTTATAGATTATAAAAAAACTATAGCCAAGCTAAATTTAAAGACAACTCAGTTTGGGCAAAAATTTTCAAACTGGATGATATACATACAAAGTCAAAAAAACGATATCAACGGCGCTACATACGAGGGTGTAACCTTATATTCACCACAAATTAATGACCAAAGGCTAATTATCGCAGAAAACGCAAAGATAATAAACAATAAATCAAATTTGGAACTTAGATTAAATAACGGCAAAATTTACGATATAAAAGATGATGTCTGGCACCAAGCTGATTTTAAATATATGAAAATAAGCACCATTGCTAATAATAAAATTTCAAAAACACGCTCGTTTTTAGAATACTGGAGTGATATCGATACAAACAAACAAAAAGCTAGAGATTTTACCACTTATATTTTAATAGCACTTTTTCCGGTTGCAACAACGCTGTTTGCTTTAAGTTTTGGAATAGTAACTTATAGATATGAAAAAGGCTTTGTATATTTTGGTACTTTTGGAGTTTTATTTGCCTATTTTGCGATGATTATGATGCTATCTTCAAAGCTTTTTATAGCAATTTTATCAATATTTTTGCTATTTCTAATAAGCTCGATGCTATTTTACAAAAAAACGATTTTAAAAAGATATTAG
- the truA gene encoding tRNA pseudouridine(38-40) synthase TruA has product MKIKLIFSYDGSKFQGSQTQPHENGVEDELGRALAHVGIFDKITSSSRTDKDVHANNQVASVICGDHFKDFKRLADLINRHAHPHIHIKKILRVDDSFHPRYDAKFRQYRYIINHEDFSPFLSQYQTFLPKFDIDRANELLAIFIGKHDFSAFMKTGSDTKSPIREVSQAFCYSHKEKTIIVFKANGFLRAQIRLMVATTLKALKLKNGADLINLAIKNQQPLTRIPAPPNGLYLNRVFY; this is encoded by the coding sequence TTGAAAATAAAACTAATATTTAGCTACGATGGCTCCAAATTTCAAGGCTCTCAAACACAACCACACGAAAATGGGGTGGAAGATGAACTCGGTAGAGCATTAGCCCATGTTGGAATCTTTGACAAGATCACATCAAGCTCTAGAACCGATAAAGACGTACACGCCAATAATCAAGTTGCAAGCGTTATATGCGGAGATCATTTTAAAGATTTTAAAAGACTAGCCGATCTAATAAATCGCCACGCTCACCCGCATATTCATATAAAAAAAATTTTAAGAGTTGATGATAGCTTTCATCCTCGATATGACGCTAAATTTAGGCAATATAGATATATTATAAATCATGAAGATTTTAGCCCTTTTTTAAGCCAATACCAAACATTTTTGCCAAAATTTGATATAGATAGAGCAAATGAGCTTTTGGCAATTTTTATAGGCAAGCATGATTTTAGTGCATTTATGAAGACAGGAAGCGATACAAAAAGTCCGATAAGAGAAGTAAGTCAGGCATTTTGCTACTCTCACAAAGAAAAAACTATCATAGTTTTTAAGGCTAATGGATTTTTGAGAGCTCAAATTCGTTTAATGGTAGCTACAACATTAAAGGCTTTAAAGCTTAAAAATGGGGCTGATTTAATAAATTTAGCAATAAAAAACCAACAGCCTCTTACACGTATACCTGCTCCACCAAACGGACTTTATCTAAATAGAGTTTTTTACTAA
- a CDS encoding FtsK/SpoIIIE family DNA translocase, with the protein MFFGVATIAPDANFVGSFGKILGETNFKLFGFIGYVYPFVFIFFAYYICKFVKSLDWDLAQIVSGVILLFFAFLMFQANSNSDYGGLVGNFAILALKDIIGVIGTWVFIAMIFVLAFGLIAQENIVIILKRAFVEPTKKEAKNLAQAQYKEPKPIAKKKKRENINNLNQDEAEQNLSVNDEILDSEEKTQISTINGVEILNEVVENKKLLDELDKGKVEKPKDFELPPLKFLNDPPKRSHNINEVEIDQKISDLLDKLRKFKIDGDVVRTYTGPIVTTFEFRLAPHIKVSKILTLQDDIAMALRAQTIRIQAPIPGKDVIGIEVPNQNIETIYLKEILDSEIYKNASSPLTIALGKDIVGAPFVTDLKKLPHLLIAGTTGSGKSVGINAMLLSLLYRNSPQTLRLMMIDPKMLEFSIYNDIPHLLTPVITQSKQAITALANMVSEMERRYTIMSHTRTKNIESYNEKMKAECGEQLPYIVVIIDELADLMMTSGKDVEIYIGRLAQMARASGIHLIVATQRPSVDVVTGLIKANLPSRISYRVGQRVDSKVILDQMGAESLLGRGDMLFTPPGSPGIIRLHAPFASEKEIEKIVEFLKAQQDVVYDDRFLAENGTEGVGSTSSGAIGSGELDELYDEAKEIVLSEQKTSISYLQRRLKIGYNRAATIIEQMEHMGVLSPVNAKGQRDIL; encoded by the coding sequence ATGTTTTTTGGAGTTGCTACCATAGCTCCTGATGCAAATTTTGTAGGGAGTTTTGGTAAAATTTTAGGTGAAACAAACTTTAAACTGTTTGGATTTATCGGCTATGTCTATCCTTTTGTTTTCATCTTCTTTGCTTACTATATTTGTAAATTCGTAAAAAGCCTTGATTGGGATTTGGCGCAGATAGTTTCTGGGGTTATACTTTTATTTTTTGCGTTTTTGATGTTTCAAGCTAATTCAAACTCCGATTATGGCGGTCTTGTTGGTAATTTTGCTATTTTAGCTTTAAAGGATATCATCGGAGTTATAGGCACATGGGTTTTTATAGCTATGATTTTTGTGTTGGCTTTTGGGCTTATTGCTCAAGAAAATATAGTGATAATATTAAAAAGAGCCTTTGTGGAACCTACAAAAAAAGAGGCTAAAAATTTAGCACAAGCTCAATATAAAGAGCCAAAACCGATTGCAAAAAAGAAAAAACGTGAAAATATAAACAATTTAAACCAAGATGAAGCAGAACAGAATTTATCTGTGAATGATGAGATTTTGGATAGTGAAGAAAAAACGCAAATTTCTACTATAAATGGAGTTGAGATTTTAAATGAGGTAGTGGAAAACAAAAAGCTACTAGATGAGCTTGATAAAGGTAAAGTGGAAAAGCCAAAAGACTTTGAGCTTCCACCACTTAAATTTCTAAACGATCCTCCAAAGCGTTCACATAATATAAATGAGGTTGAGATTGACCAAAAAATTTCAGATCTTTTGGATAAACTTCGCAAATTTAAGATAGATGGTGATGTAGTTCGCACTTACACTGGTCCTATTGTAACTACATTTGAGTTTCGTTTGGCTCCGCATATAAAAGTAAGTAAGATTTTGACACTGCAAGATGATATTGCTATGGCTCTGCGCGCTCAAACAATACGTATTCAAGCGCCAATTCCTGGCAAAGACGTAATAGGTATTGAGGTGCCAAACCAAAATATAGAAACAATATATTTAAAAGAAATTTTAGATAGTGAAATTTATAAAAATGCTTCAAGCCCTCTTACCATCGCTCTTGGCAAGGATATAGTTGGAGCACCTTTTGTAACAGATCTTAAAAAGCTTCCTCACCTTCTTATAGCAGGAACTACAGGAAGCGGTAAGAGTGTGGGCATAAACGCCATGCTTTTAAGTTTGCTTTATAGAAATAGTCCGCAGACTTTACGCCTTATGATGATAGATCCTAAGATGCTTGAATTTAGCATATATAATGATATTCCACACCTCTTAACACCGGTTATTACTCAGTCTAAGCAGGCCATAACCGCACTTGCAAATATGGTCTCTGAAATGGAGCGTAGATATACGATAATGAGCCATACTCGCACTAAAAATATCGAAAGCTACAATGAGAAGATGAAAGCAGAATGCGGAGAGCAGCTACCGTATATAGTTGTTATAATAGATGAGTTGGCTGATCTTATGATGACAAGCGGTAAGGATGTGGAAATATATATCGGTCGCTTGGCTCAAATGGCAAGAGCTAGCGGAATACACCTGATAGTGGCTACTCAGCGTCCAAGTGTGGATGTAGTAACAGGACTTATAAAGGCAAATTTGCCAAGTCGCATTAGTTATAGGGTAGGGCAAAGAGTAGACAGTAAGGTTATCCTTGATCAAATGGGTGCTGAAAGCTTACTTGGACGAGGTGATATGCTGTTTACTCCTCCTGGAAGTCCAGGTATCATACGTCTGCACGCACCTTTTGCAAGTGAAAAAGAGATAGAAAAGATAGTGGAATTTCTAAAAGCTCAACAAGATGTCGTATATGATGATAGATTTTTAGCTGAAAATGGCACGGAAGGAGTCGGTTCTACTTCTAGCGGAGCTATTGGCAGTGGCGAACTAGACGAGCTATATGATGAAGCCAAAGAGATTGTATTGAGCGAGCAAAAGACATCCATAAGCTACTTGCAGCGTCGCCTCAAAATAGGCTATAACAGGGCTGCTACTATAATAGAACAGATGGAGCATATGGGTGTGCTAAGTCCCGTTAACGCCAAAGGGCAAAGGGATATTTTATAA